In the genome of Rutidosis leptorrhynchoides isolate AG116_Rl617_1_P2 unplaced genomic scaffold, CSIRO_AGI_Rlap_v1 contig142, whole genome shotgun sequence, one region contains:
- the LOC139881332 gene encoding uncharacterized protein has protein sequence MERRLFETIVNGDFKTFHQMFQENEHSIQLALRGNTVLHLASRYGHTHFVEEVIRLWPEMVVAVNDKWETPLHEACREGMMEIAKLLLEVDSSILYKVNDEYQTCLFVAAERGWLRVVKELLDGHPRLLTLEVYGASSSLHVAASAGHTDVVKELIKARPDFPSKRDINWCTPMHLSCSKGHLEVTRELLRFDSDLSCLQDSDGWTPLHWAACKGRVNIIDEILSVNLQPRDMVSKNGESAFDVANRYRQHEAAMYLSTDKLNVKSPLHDLDATISGDIVEGPANAIQQYSATAYPAQPSGSRRRSRRAKEVELQNKGLDNARNTIILVAVLIATVTFSAGINPPGGVNQITGISIMGQQKSFKVFMVCNIVALFLSLGIVIFLLSIVPFRRKALMKLLVITHKVMWVSVSFMVAAYIAAIWTIMPHAKGVVWVLVVLVAVGGGCTLATFVALGILLAKHWLRKWEWKQKKKKNHTHKKKKIIRDTYGNVLRSQASFLVGSSDILLTEAMTLSMGVKLAIASGIRQAIFEVDAYSLFELLLGQDSISLREEAIASFISLANLKRNEKDNLPSSLFPFEERSMERRLLETIAKGDSQTFHKMVQENEQIIYQRALGGNTVLHLASRYGHTQFAAEIIMFWPQMVAAENQKLETPLHEACKEGMIEIVKLLTEIDPWIVYKVNDENQSCLFVAAKRGWLSVVKELLDSRPRLLMLEVDGGSTSLHAAASAGHTEIAKELIKSRPDFASKRDINGITPLHLSCSKGHLEVTRELLRLDSDLSCVQDNDGRTPLHWAASKGRVNIIDEILSVGLEPGEMVSEFGESVLHVAVKNNQYEAVRYMTEKINVTKLLNLQDKDGNTILHLATAFKLTTMVKYLISLGVDVNAINRKGYTALDVVESDSSNSGGLAIIPELHNAGAKRSDQISPTIVHEIDQQTIPQQVSDFPHCWPKKPSQHSQRSSATRHRRRRAKQIELQNEGLRNARKTIILVAVLIATVTFSAGINPPGGVNQISGISLMGRQKSFKVFIVCNIVALFLSLGIVIFLLSIVPFRRKSLMKLLVITHKVMWASVSFMVAAYIAAIWTIMPHVRGVVWVLVVLVAVGGGCMLTTFVALGILLAKHWLRKWEWRQNMIRKKGSHSSGSFNSHVAEMMRHGKSEPSSNSDVDSSDQGGYHLRRLLLAGEATEADEIEWADLGRAEEMNELGRGERETHHQHAAETEKRVGRTEQLQRLLIASILWYIEAMWNYGGIPQNLNCRGYFNSAKALTDYAEIIRHVKQDYDGSVEDTGTRPDLAGIGDSVRGSRFKLYCNGCLAVNFERVLLRLELWKYYNLGSPFLYEKLHEMVKKYCIFLGLGAEFGRLRGCPRLIIKAGWIDTKKLHEVSKQTNLNYSVLSITNSVKE, from the exons ATGGAGCGGCGACTTTTCGAAACCATTGTGAATGGAGATTTCAAAACTTTCCACCAAATGTTTCAAGAGAACGAGCACAGCATCCAACTAGCTCTTAGAGGGAACACTGTCCTACACTTGGCATCACGGTACGGCCACACCCATTTCGTGGAGGAAGTCATCAGGTTGTGGCCGGAGATGGTGGTGGCGGTGAACGACAAGTGGGAGACGCCGTTGCATGAGGCGTGCAGAGAAGGGATGATGGAAATCGCGAAGCTTTTGTTGGAGGTTGACTCGTCGATTCTGTATAAAGTTAATGACGAGTACCAGACTTGTCTCTTCGTTGCGGCGGAGAGAGGGTGGCTTAGGGTGGTGAAGGAGCTTTTGGATGGCCATCCACGGTTGTTGACGCTCGAGGTTTATGGAGCCTCTTCTTCTCTTCATGTTGCTGCTTCAGCTGGACATACAG ATGTCGTAAAAGAATTGATAAAAGCTCGCCCTGATTTTCCATCGAAGAGGGACATAAACTGGTGCACACCAATGCATTTGTCATGCAGCAAAGGCCATCTAGAGGTCACAAGGGAGCTGCTAAGGTTCGACAGTGACCTCTCGTGTCTACAAGACAGTGATGGTTGGACTCCACTCCACTGGGCCGCTTGTAAAGGACGAGTGAACATCATCGACGAGATCCTATCTGTAAACCTCCAGCCTAGAGACATGGTGAGCAAGAATGGGGAGTCGGCTTTCGACGTTGCAAACAGGTACAGGCAACATGAAGCGGCGATGTACTTGTCGACAGACAAACTCAATGTTAAATCACCGTTACATGATCTTGATGCAACCATTTCAGGAGATATTGTTGAAGGTCCAGCAAATGCTATCCAACAGTACTCAGCAACAGCTTATCCCGCCCAACCGAGCGGAAGCCGGCGTAGGAGTCGCAGGGCAAAGGAGGTTGAGCTCCAGAATAAAGGGCTGGACAATGCACGCAACACCATAATCCTCGTCGCAGTTCTAATAGCCACAGTAACATTCTCCGCAGGCATAAACCCTCCAGGTGGGGTCAACCAAATAACCGGAATAAGTATAATGGGTCAGCAAAAATCGTTCAAAGTGTTTATGGTTTGCAATATTGTTGCCCTGTTTCTCTCCCTGGGGATAGTCATTTTTCTCCTCAGCATTGTCCCTTTCCGTCGAAAAGCCTTGATGAAACTATTAGTCATCACACATAAAGTTATGTGGGTATCGGTCTCGTTTATGGTTGCTGCTTATATTGCTGCGATTTGGACGATTATGCCACACGCGAAGGGAGTCGTGTGGGTGTTGGTAGTTCTGGTCGCTGTAGGCGGTGGGTGCACGTTGGCGACTTTTGTGGCATTGGGAATTTTGTTAGCGAAGCATTGGCTTAGGAAATGGGAATGgaagcagaagaagaagaagaatcatACCCATAAGAAGAAGAAAA TTATTAGGGACACTTACGGCAATGTTTTGCGCAGCCAAGCCTCCTTTTTGGTAGGCTCATCCGATATTCTCCTTACGGAAGCAATGACGCTATCCATGGGCGTGAAACTAGCTATAGCAAGTGGAATCCGACAAGCCATCTTTGAAGTCGATGCTTACTCTCTTTTTGAACTTCTTCTAGGCCAGGATTCTA TTTCATTAAGAGAGGAGGCAATTGCATCGTTCATTTCGTTAGCGAATCTTAAACGTAATGAGAAAGACAATTTACCCTCATCTCTTTTTCCT TTCGAAGAGAGAAGCATGGAGCGACGGCTTCTAGAAACCATCGCCAAAGGAGACTCACAGACTTTCCACAAAATGGTTCAAGAGAACGAGCAAATCATCTACCAAAGAGCTCTTGGAGGAAACACTGTCCTACACTTAGCCTCACGGTACGGCCACACCCAGTTTGCGGCGGAGATCATCATGTTTTGGCCACAGATGGTGGCGGCGGAGAACCAGAAGTTGGAGACGCCTTTGCATGAAGCATGCAAAGAAGGGATGATTGAAATTGTGAAGCTGTTGACTGAGATTGACCCGTGGATTGTCTATAAAGTTAATGATGAGAATCAGAGTTGTCTCTTCGTTGCGGCCAAGAGAGGGTGGTTGTCGGTCGTGAAGGAGCTTTTGGATAGCCGTCCACGGTTGTTGATGTTGGAGGTTGATGGTGGCTCTACTTCCCTTCATGCTGCTGCTTCAGCTGGACACACAG AAATTGCGAAAGAATTGATAAAATCCCGCCCGGATTTCGCATCTAAGAGGGACATAAACGGAATTACACCACTGCATTTGTCATGCAGCAAAGGCCACCTAGAGGTTACAAGGGAGCTGCTAAGGCTTGACTCTGACCTCTCATGTGTACAAGACAATGATGGTCGGACTCCGCTCCACTGGGCAGCAAGTAAAGGACGAGTGAACATTATCGACGAGATCCTGTCTGTTGGCCTTGAGCCAGGAGAGATGGTAAGTGAATTTGGGGAGTCAGTTTTGCATGTGGCGGTAAAGAACAACCAATATGAAGCGGTGAGGTACATGACGGAGAAAATCAATGTTACTAAGCTCCTTAATTTGCAAGACAAGGATGGTAACACTATATTGCATCTTGCTACTGCTTTTAAGCTCACCACT ATGGTTAAATACTTGATCAGCCTAGGAGTGGATGTAAATGCAATAAACCGAAAAGGTTATACAGCTCTAGATGTTGTTGAGTCAGATTCAAGCAACTCAGGAGGCCTAGCCATTATCCCTGAGTTACATAATGCAGGAGCTAAGAGATCTGACCAAATCTCTCCAACAATTGTTCATGAGATTGATCAACAGACAATTCCCCAACAAGTCTCTGATTTTCCACATTGTTGGCCAAAAAAGCCGTCACAACATTCTCAACGTAGCAGTGCTACTCGACATAGGAGACGCAGGGCGAAGCAAATCGAGCTACAAAATGAAGGCCTCAGAAATGCGCGCAAGACGATAATTCTTGTCGCAGTTCTAATAGCCACCGTTACATTTTCCGCGGGCATAAATCCTCCAGGTGGGGTCAACCAAATATCTGGAATAAGTCTAATGGGTCGCCAGAAATCATTTAAAGTATTCATAGTGTGCAACATTGTTGCCCTCTTTCTATCTCTTGGTATAGTCATTTTTCTCCTAAGCATTGTCCCATTTCGTCGAAAATCGTTGATGAAACTATTAGTCATCACGCATAAGGTTATGTGGGCATCGGTCTCGTTTATGGTTGCAGCTTACATTGCCGCGATTTGGACGATCATGCCACATGTTAGGGGCGTCGTGTGGGTGTTGGTGGTTTTGGTGGCTGTAGGGGGTGGCTGCATGCTAACGACTTTTGTGGCATTGGGGATTTTGTTAGCCAAGCATTGGCTTAGGAAATGGGAATGGAGGCAGAATATGATCAGAAAGAAAGGTAGCCATTCTTCCGGTAGTTTCAATAGTCATGTAGCCGAGATGATGAGGCACGGGAAGAGCGAGCCTAGTAGTAATTCTGACGTTGACAGCTCCGATCAAGGCGGTTATCACTT AAGAAGGTTGTTGCTTGCAGGAGAAGCAACTGAAGCTGATGAGATTGAATGGGCTGACTTGGGCCGAGCGGAAGAGATGAACGAACTGGGCCGAGGAGAGCGCGAGACCCATCACCAACACGCAGCTGAGACGGAGAAAAGAGTGGGCCGAACAGAGCAGCTCCAGCGA CTATTAATAGCATCGATTCTATGGTATATCGAAGCCATGTGGAACTATGGAGGAATCCCTCAAAATCTGAATTGTCGAGGATACTTTAATTCAGCTAAGGCACTCACAGACTATGCGGAGATTATCCGACACGTCAAGCAGGATTATGATGGTTCT GTTGAGGACACCGGAACTCGACCAGACTTGGCTGGAATCGGTGACTCGGTTCGTGGCTCG AGATTTAAACTCTATTGTAATGGCTGCCTTGCTGTGAATTTTGAGAGAGTTTTACTTAGATTAGAATTGTGGAAGTACTATAATCTGGGCAGCCCTTTCCTGTATGAGAAATTGCAT GAAATGGTCAAGAAATATTGCATTTTCCTAGGTCTTGGAGCTGAGTTTGGCAGGCTTAGGGGCTGCCCTAGGCTGATCATTAAGGCTGGCTGGATTGAT ACAAAGAAGTTACACGAAGTGAGCAAACAAACTAATTTAAATTACTCTGTTCTGTCGATTACAAATTCGGTTAAAGAGTAG